One segment of Streptomyces sp. NBC_01463 DNA contains the following:
- a CDS encoding ADP-ribosylglycohydrolase family protein translates to MIVTRTLTKQAATGALTGLALGDALGFPTEFNNVPSILAKCGPWRQMRLPKPAIVTDDTQMTLALGRGIRTATDSGLLTPLRLVRPVRDEFVAWYHSPDNNRAPGRTCMTACRLLDSDRLWQEASQTGSKGCGANMRVAPVGLVPGLSEEQRAGAAQLQAALTHGHPTALAASDLTARAVYLLAQGAEPMGLIGQLRSYAYENSSRYLTRWLGDLWRYAGDSTPEQYIQRGWDECLTALARVQDALRHPSPETDPCESTGDGWIAEEAIATALHCFLLFPDEPVTALRRAACTRGDSDSLGCLTGALAGAHLGSAAWPKEWSERIEYRSDLLSLAALWDA, encoded by the coding sequence ATGATCGTGACCAGGACCCTCACCAAACAGGCCGCCACCGGCGCGCTCACCGGGCTCGCGCTCGGCGACGCACTGGGCTTCCCGACCGAGTTCAACAACGTCCCCTCGATCCTCGCCAAGTGCGGGCCGTGGCGCCAGATGCGGCTGCCGAAGCCGGCGATCGTCACCGACGACACCCAGATGACCCTGGCCCTCGGCCGCGGAATCCGCACCGCCACGGACAGCGGACTGCTCACCCCGCTGCGCCTCGTGCGGCCGGTGCGCGACGAGTTCGTCGCCTGGTACCACTCACCCGACAACAACCGCGCCCCCGGCCGCACCTGCATGACCGCCTGCCGGCTGCTCGACAGCGACCGGCTCTGGCAGGAGGCCAGCCAGACCGGCTCCAAGGGCTGCGGCGCCAACATGCGCGTCGCTCCCGTCGGCCTCGTCCCCGGCCTCAGCGAGGAACAGCGCGCCGGCGCCGCCCAGCTCCAGGCCGCCCTCACCCACGGACACCCGACCGCGCTCGCCGCTTCCGACCTGACCGCCCGCGCGGTGTACCTGCTGGCGCAGGGCGCCGAGCCGATGGGCCTGATCGGTCAGCTGCGCAGCTACGCCTACGAGAACAGCAGCCGCTACCTCACCCGCTGGCTCGGGGACCTCTGGCGCTACGCGGGCGACTCCACCCCGGAGCAGTACATCCAGCGCGGCTGGGACGAGTGCCTGACCGCCCTGGCCCGGGTCCAGGACGCCCTGCGCCACCCGTCGCCGGAGACCGACCCCTGCGAGAGCACCGGAGACGGCTGGATCGCCGAGGAGGCCATCGCCACCGCCCTGCACTGCTTCCTGCTCTTCCCCGACGAACCCGTCACCGCCCTGCGCCGGGCCGCGTGCACCCGGGGCGACTCGGACTCGCTCGGCTGCCTGACCGGCGCCCTGGCCGGCGCGCACCTCGGCTCGGCGGCCTGGCCCAAGGAGTGGTCCGAGCGGATCGAGTACCGGAGCGATCTCCTGTCGCTGGCGGCGCTCTGGGACGCTTGA
- a CDS encoding nucleotidyltransferase domain-containing protein produces the protein MRHDITGLQEAGLPVTDLAPVIAGERHPLLFATVSGAHLYGFPSRDSDVDLRGVHILPAEDLVGLREPEETRSRMWDSDDGVEMDLVTHDLRKFVRLMLKPNGYVLEQLLSPLVVHTTAAHAELVALAPGVLTRNHAHHYRGFAGTQWRLFEKTGELKPLLYTFRALLTGIHLMRDGEVLAHLPSLLDRVAAPSYLPGLITAKAAAEHGGADGVDGPTAARDVESLHRVLDEAQAGSGLPDAPGAFDALHDLVVRARLAPRAVPEPAAVQAAAV, from the coding sequence ATGCGCCACGACATCACCGGCCTCCAGGAGGCCGGACTGCCGGTCACGGACCTCGCCCCCGTCATCGCCGGGGAACGCCACCCGCTGCTGTTCGCCACGGTCTCCGGGGCGCATCTGTACGGGTTCCCCTCCCGGGACTCGGATGTGGACCTGCGGGGGGTCCACATCCTGCCCGCCGAGGACCTCGTCGGGCTCCGGGAGCCCGAGGAGACCCGCTCGCGGATGTGGGACAGCGACGACGGGGTGGAGATGGACCTGGTCACCCATGACCTCCGCAAGTTCGTCCGGCTGATGCTGAAGCCGAACGGCTACGTGCTGGAACAGCTGCTCTCGCCCCTGGTCGTGCACACGACGGCCGCGCACGCGGAGCTGGTGGCGCTCGCCCCCGGCGTCCTGACCCGCAACCACGCCCACCACTACCGGGGGTTCGCCGGCACCCAGTGGCGGCTCTTCGAGAAGACCGGCGAACTGAAGCCGCTCCTGTACACCTTCCGGGCGCTGCTCACCGGCATCCACCTGATGCGCGACGGCGAGGTGCTGGCCCATCTGCCCTCGCTCCTCGACCGGGTGGCGGCGCCGTCCTACCTCCCCGGACTGATCACGGCCAAGGCCGCGGCCGAGCACGGGGGAGCGGACGGGGTGGACGGTCCCACCGCGGCCCGGGACGTGGAGTCGCTGCACCGGGTGCTCGACGAGGCGCAGGCCGGCTCGGGGCTCCCGGATGCTCCGGGCGCGTTCGACGCGCTGCACGACCTGGTGGTACGCGCCCGGCTCGCCCCGCGGGCGGTCCCGGAACCGGCGGCTGTGCAGGCGGCAGCGGTCTGA
- a CDS encoding nucleotidyltransferase domain-containing protein: protein MITPGDEALVRDHTVYSCVMGSRAFGLATDASDTDRRGVFLAPTPLFWRFDKPPTHVEGPADEQFSWELERFCELALRANPNVLECLHSPLVERIDATGRELLSLRGAFLSRQAHQTFVRYALGQRRKLEADVRQYGAPRWKHAMHLLRLLTSCRDLLRTGELIIEVGSAREELLAVKRGEVAWPEVERRMTRLATEGDEAAAVSPLPELPDRARIEDFLIRARRASALAVSPAGEGPTG from the coding sequence ATGATCACTCCCGGCGACGAGGCCCTGGTGCGCGACCACACGGTCTACTCCTGTGTGATGGGCTCGCGGGCGTTCGGTCTGGCCACGGACGCCAGCGACACCGACCGGCGCGGGGTGTTCCTCGCCCCGACCCCGCTGTTCTGGCGGTTCGACAAGCCTCCGACGCATGTCGAGGGGCCGGCCGACGAGCAGTTCTCCTGGGAGCTGGAGCGGTTCTGCGAGCTGGCGCTGCGGGCCAATCCGAACGTGCTGGAGTGCCTGCACTCGCCCCTGGTGGAGCGGATCGACGCGACCGGCCGGGAACTCCTCTCGTTGCGCGGGGCCTTCCTGTCCCGGCAGGCCCATCAGACCTTCGTCCGGTACGCGCTGGGGCAGCGCCGCAAGCTGGAGGCCGATGTCCGGCAGTACGGGGCGCCGCGCTGGAAGCACGCGATGCACCTGCTCCGGCTGCTGACGAGCTGCCGGGACCTGCTGCGCACCGGCGAGCTCATCATCGAGGTGGGGTCCGCCAGGGAGGAGCTGCTGGCGGTCAAGCGGGGCGAGGTGGCCTGGCCGGAGGTGGAGCGGCGGATGACCCGGCTGGCGACGGAGGGCGACGAGGCGGCCGCCGTCTCCCCGCTGCCGGAGCTGCCGGACCGGGCACGGATCGAGGACTTCCTGATCCGTGCCCGGCGGGCGTCGGCCCTGGCGGTGTCACCGGCCGGTGAGGGCCCTACGGGCTGA
- a CDS encoding YidB family protein encodes MAGNDLGSLLGGLLGGSGQSGGAGGAGNILGSLLGALGGAKGGSGGSGNALEGLIGMLTKSGLVDQAQSWVGTGENKPVSGAQIAEALPDETLRKVAQDAGVSTEQAADEIARSLPKTVDKLTPAGEVPQGGSIEDLIREQQL; translated from the coding sequence ATGGCGGGAAACGATCTCGGTAGCCTGCTCGGCGGTCTGCTGGGCGGCAGTGGTCAGAGCGGTGGCGCCGGTGGCGCCGGGAACATCCTCGGCTCACTGCTCGGAGCGCTGGGCGGGGCCAAGGGCGGGAGCGGCGGCAGCGGCAACGCACTCGAAGGGCTGATCGGCATGCTCACGAAGTCCGGGCTCGTCGACCAGGCGCAGTCGTGGGTCGGCACCGGCGAGAACAAGCCGGTCAGCGGCGCGCAGATCGCCGAGGCCCTGCCGGACGAGACGCTCCGGAAGGTCGCTCAGGACGCCGGGGTCTCCACCGAGCAGGCCGCGGACGAGATCGCCAGGTCGCTGCCGAAGACTGTCGACAAACTGACTCCGGCCGGTGAGGTGCCCCAGGGCGGCTCGATCGAGGACCTGATCCGGGAGCAGCAGCTCTGA
- the aroH gene encoding chorismate mutase produces MAVRAVRGAVQLERDEAGHMDEQVSALLTAVLERNSLVPDDLISIWFTATPDLHCDFPAAAARGIGIVDVPLICAQELDIEGAMPRVVRILAHVETYLAKSEIAHVYLGATAALRKDIAQ; encoded by the coding sequence GTGGCGGTACGAGCGGTCCGCGGAGCCGTCCAGCTGGAGCGGGACGAGGCCGGACACATGGACGAGCAGGTCAGCGCCCTGCTCACCGCCGTCCTCGAACGCAACAGCCTGGTCCCCGACGACCTGATCAGCATCTGGTTCACGGCCACCCCCGATCTGCACTGCGACTTCCCGGCCGCCGCGGCGCGCGGGATCGGTATCGTCGACGTACCGCTGATCTGCGCCCAGGAGCTGGACATCGAAGGTGCCATGCCCCGGGTGGTGCGGATCCTCGCCCATGTCGAGACGTATCTCGCCAAGTCCGAGATCGCCCACGTCTACCTCGGCGCCACCGCCGCCCTCCGCAAGGACATCGCCCAGTGA
- a CDS encoding prephenate dehydrogenase — MRTAVVIGTGLVGTSAALALSGRGITVHLVDHDPESARTAAALGAGTDTPPEGRVDLAIVAVPPAHTATVLAAAMSDGVARGYLDVASVKGGPRRELEALGVDLTPYIGTHPMAGKERSGPLAGTADLFEGRPWVLTPTRDTDTEVLNLALELVALCRAVPVVMDADAHDRAVALVSHTPQLISSMVAARLEEADETAVRLCGQGIRDVTRIAASDPRMWVEILSANPGPVADVLAGVAADLDETVTALRGLQSADEDKRRAGTEGIQDVLRRGNAGRVRVPGKHGAAPSSYEIVAVLISDRPGELAGIFADAGRAGVNVEDVRIEHATGQQAGLVQLMVEPSAAPALSDALRERGWSIRQ; from the coding sequence GTGAGAACCGCCGTCGTCATCGGAACGGGCCTCGTCGGCACCTCCGCAGCCCTCGCCCTCTCCGGGCGCGGCATCACGGTCCACCTCGTCGACCACGACCCGGAGTCGGCCCGCACGGCGGCCGCCCTCGGCGCCGGCACGGACACACCGCCGGAGGGCCGCGTCGACCTGGCGATCGTCGCCGTGCCGCCGGCCCACACCGCGACCGTGCTGGCCGCCGCCATGAGCGACGGTGTCGCCCGCGGCTACCTCGACGTCGCGAGCGTCAAGGGCGGCCCGCGCCGCGAGCTGGAGGCGCTCGGCGTCGACCTCACCCCCTACATCGGTACGCACCCCATGGCCGGCAAGGAGCGCTCGGGCCCGCTCGCGGGCACCGCCGACCTCTTCGAGGGCCGCCCCTGGGTGCTCACGCCCACCCGTGACACCGACACCGAGGTGCTGAACCTCGCCCTGGAGCTCGTCGCGCTCTGCCGCGCCGTCCCGGTCGTCATGGACGCCGACGCCCACGACCGGGCCGTCGCCCTCGTCTCCCACACCCCGCAGCTGATCTCGTCGATGGTCGCCGCCCGGCTGGAGGAGGCCGACGAGACCGCGGTGCGCCTGTGCGGGCAGGGCATCAGGGACGTCACCAGGATCGCGGCATCCGACCCGCGGATGTGGGTGGAGATCCTGTCCGCCAACCCCGGACCCGTCGCCGACGTCCTCGCCGGGGTCGCCGCCGACCTCGACGAGACCGTCACCGCCCTGCGCGGGCTCCAGTCCGCCGACGAGGACAAGCGGCGCGCGGGCACCGAGGGGATCCAGGACGTCCTGCGCCGCGGCAACGCCGGCCGCGTCAGGGTCCCCGGCAAGCACGGCGCCGCCCCCTCCTCGTACGAGATCGTGGCCGTCCTCATCAGCGACCGCCCCGGCGAGCTGGCCGGGATCTTCGCCGACGCGGGCCGGGCCGGGGTCAACGTCGAGGACGTGCGGATCGAGCACGCGACCGGTCAGCAGGCGGGTCTGGTCCAGCTCATGGTCGAGCCGAGTGCGGCCCCCGCGCTGAGCGACGCCCTGCGCGAGCGCGGCTGGTCGATCCGGCAGTAG
- the cmk gene encoding (d)CMP kinase — MSTTVETVSTAARTAPAAVIVAIDGPSGTGKSSTSKAVAAQLGLSYLDTGAQYRAITWWMLNNGIDVHDATEVATAAAKPVIVSGTDPTGPTITVDGEDAAGPIRTQEVTSKVSAVSAVPEVRTRITELQRTIAAGAEKGIVVEGRDIGTTVLPEADIKIFLTASPEARAARRSGEVKGSDLAATKEALIKRDAADSGRKTSPLAKADDAVEVDTTELTLQQVIECVVTLVGEKQAAK; from the coding sequence GTGTCCACCACCGTGGAAACCGTAAGCACCGCCGCCCGGACCGCCCCGGCCGCAGTGATCGTCGCCATCGACGGCCCCTCCGGCACCGGCAAGTCCAGCACGTCCAAGGCCGTCGCCGCCCAGCTCGGCCTCAGCTACCTGGACACCGGTGCCCAGTACCGGGCGATCACCTGGTGGATGCTGAACAACGGCATCGACGTCCACGACGCGACGGAGGTGGCGACGGCGGCCGCCAAGCCGGTCATCGTCTCCGGCACCGACCCCACCGGCCCCACGATCACCGTCGACGGCGAGGACGCCGCCGGCCCGATCCGTACCCAGGAGGTCACCTCCAAGGTCAGCGCCGTCAGCGCCGTCCCCGAGGTGCGCACCCGGATCACCGAGCTCCAGCGCACCATCGCCGCCGGGGCGGAGAAGGGCATCGTGGTCGAGGGCCGCGACATCGGCACCACCGTGCTGCCCGAGGCCGACATCAAGATCTTCCTGACCGCGTCGCCCGAGGCGCGTGCCGCCCGCCGCAGCGGTGAGGTCAAGGGCTCCGATCTCGCCGCCACCAAGGAGGCGCTGATCAAGCGGGACGCCGCGGACTCCGGCCGCAAGACCTCGCCCCTGGCCAAGGCGGACGACGCGGTCGAGGTGGACACCACCGAGCTGACCCTCCAGCAGGTCATCGAGTGCGTCGTCACCCTCGTCGGGGAGAAGCAGGCCGCGAAGTGA
- a CDS encoding 1-acyl-sn-glycerol-3-phosphate acyltransferase: MTPATGAPTLRGAAVGRGIGIGLMYGLFKPRVLGAWRVPASGPVILAVNHSHNIDGPMLMGTAPRPVHFLIKKEAFVGPLDPFLRGIGQLKVDRTTVDRTAITHALGVLEDGGVLGIFPEGTRGEGNFASLRAGLAYFAVRSGAPIVPVAVLGSTERRGRLISALPPLRSRVDVVFGEAFAAQEGVVGGSGRRTRRALDEATVRIQGRLTGHLEQAGRLTGRTG; this comes from the coding sequence GTGACACCTGCCACGGGCGCACCCACGCTGCGCGGAGCGGCGGTCGGGCGCGGCATCGGGATCGGGCTGATGTACGGGCTCTTCAAGCCCCGTGTCCTCGGCGCGTGGCGGGTCCCCGCCTCCGGACCCGTCATACTCGCGGTGAACCACTCGCACAACATCGACGGGCCGATGCTGATGGGCACCGCGCCCCGGCCCGTCCACTTCCTGATCAAGAAAGAGGCGTTCGTCGGCCCCCTGGACCCGTTCCTGCGCGGAATCGGTCAGCTGAAGGTGGACCGCACGACCGTCGATCGCACCGCCATCACCCACGCCCTCGGCGTGCTGGAGGACGGCGGGGTGCTCGGGATCTTCCCCGAGGGCACCAGGGGCGAAGGGAACTTCGCCTCGCTGCGCGCCGGGCTCGCGTATTTCGCGGTACGGAGCGGAGCGCCGATCGTGCCCGTGGCCGTACTGGGAAGCACGGAGCGCCGCGGACGGTTGATATCGGCACTGCCTCCGCTGCGCAGCCGCGTCGATGTCGTCTTCGGTGAGGCATTCGCGGCGCAAGAGGGCGTGGTGGGCGGCAGCGGCCGTCGGACGCGCAGGGCGCTGGACGAGGCGACCGTGCGGATCCAGGGGCGGCTGACCGGCCACCTGGAGCAGGCCGGGCGCCTCACCGGGCGCACCGGGTAA
- the der gene encoding ribosome biogenesis GTPase Der, with product MNDQIHSGGSDHEHGALGDAEYAEFMELAAQEGFDPEDVEGAIGEAGHGPLPALAVVGRPNVGKSTLVNRIIGRREAVVQDKPGVTRDRVSYEAEWAGRRFKVVDTGGWEQDVLGLDASVAAQAEYAIEMADAVVFVVDSTVGATDTDEAVVKLLRRSGKPVVLCANKVDGQSGEADATALWSLGLGQPHPVSSLHGRGTGDMLDAVLEALPEAPAQSFGTALGGPRRIALIGRPNVGKSSLLNKVANEDRVVVNELAGTTRDPVDELITLGGITWKFIDTAGIRRRVHLQEGADYYASLRTAAAVEKAEVAVILIDSSESISVQDQRIVTMAVEAGRAIVVAFNKWDTLDEERRYYLEREIETELAQVAWAPRVNVSALTGRHMEKLVPAIETALDGWETRVPTGRLNAFLGEIVASHPHPVRGGKQPRILFGTQAGTKPPRFVLFASGFLEHGYRRFVERRLREEFGFEGTPIHISVRVREKRGRNK from the coding sequence ATGAACGACCAGATTCACTCCGGCGGCTCGGACCACGAGCACGGAGCACTTGGCGATGCCGAGTACGCGGAGTTCATGGAGCTCGCCGCGCAGGAGGGGTTCGACCCCGAGGACGTCGAGGGAGCCATTGGCGAGGCCGGTCATGGACCGCTCCCCGCTCTCGCCGTCGTCGGCCGCCCCAACGTCGGCAAGTCGACGCTGGTCAACCGGATCATCGGCCGTCGTGAGGCCGTCGTCCAGGACAAGCCGGGCGTCACCCGTGACCGCGTCAGCTACGAGGCCGAGTGGGCGGGCCGCCGCTTCAAGGTCGTCGACACCGGCGGCTGGGAGCAGGACGTCCTCGGTCTGGACGCCTCCGTGGCCGCCCAGGCCGAGTACGCGATCGAGATGGCCGACGCGGTCGTCTTCGTCGTCGACTCCACGGTCGGCGCCACCGACACCGACGAAGCCGTCGTCAAGCTGCTGCGGCGCTCCGGCAAGCCGGTCGTGCTCTGCGCCAACAAGGTCGACGGGCAGAGCGGCGAGGCGGACGCCACCGCGCTCTGGTCGCTCGGTCTCGGCCAGCCGCACCCCGTCTCCTCGCTGCACGGCCGCGGCACCGGCGACATGCTGGACGCCGTCCTGGAGGCGCTTCCCGAGGCCCCGGCCCAGTCGTTCGGCACCGCGCTCGGCGGACCGCGCCGCATCGCGCTGATCGGCCGCCCGAACGTCGGCAAGTCCTCGCTGCTGAACAAGGTGGCGAACGAGGACCGCGTCGTCGTCAACGAGCTGGCCGGCACCACCCGTGACCCGGTCGACGAGCTGATCACGCTCGGCGGCATCACCTGGAAGTTCATCGACACGGCCGGCATCCGGCGCCGCGTCCACCTCCAGGAGGGCGCGGACTACTACGCCTCGCTGCGTACCGCCGCCGCCGTGGAGAAGGCCGAGGTCGCCGTCATCCTGATCGACTCCAGCGAGTCGATCAGCGTGCAGGACCAGCGCATCGTGACCATGGCCGTCGAGGCCGGACGCGCGATCGTCGTCGCCTTCAACAAGTGGGACACCCTCGACGAGGAGCGCCGCTACTACCTGGAGCGCGAGATCGAGACGGAGCTCGCGCAGGTCGCGTGGGCCCCCCGGGTCAACGTCTCGGCCCTCACCGGCCGGCACATGGAGAAGCTGGTCCCGGCGATCGAGACCGCCCTGGACGGCTGGGAGACCCGCGTCCCGACGGGTCGGCTCAACGCCTTCCTCGGCGAGATCGTCGCCTCCCACCCGCACCCCGTCCGCGGCGGCAAGCAGCCGCGCATCCTCTTCGGCACCCAGGCGGGCACCAAGCCGCCGCGCTTCGTGCTCTTCGCGTCCGGTTTCCTGGAGCACGGTTACCGCCGCTTCGTCGAGCGCCGGCTGCGCGAGGAGTTCGGCTTCGAGGGCACCCCGATCCACATCTCGGTGCGGGTCCGCGAGAAGCGCGGCCGCAACAAGTAG
- a CDS encoding I78 family peptidase inhibitor: MAPIPTPSAQPDDATGAYVGLAAETAERRARERGWTTVRALPPGTVITMEFLGGRINFEVDGGVVRRCWTG; encoded by the coding sequence ATGGCACCCATACCGACTCCTTCCGCCCAGCCCGACGACGCCACCGGCGCATACGTCGGCCTCGCCGCCGAGACCGCCGAACGGCGGGCCCGGGAGCGCGGCTGGACCACGGTCCGAGCCCTGCCGCCGGGCACCGTCATCACCATGGAGTTCCTGGGCGGCCGCATCAACTTCGAGGTCGACGGGGGCGTCGTCAGGCGCTGCTGGACCGGCTGA
- a CDS encoding phosphatase PAP2 family protein — protein sequence MRTDIFARLDREPEPPKIETPRMSRHRIALFGGTLAFYVAIVVAVLMSSWLVTLDWKVMLFRPYQQWPGIHAFLDYYVVLGQRGPTAVMVACWLGWRSWRQHTLRPLLTLGASLLLLNVTVGAVKIGLGRLGPHYATQIGSAELFAGGDIFPSGHTANAVVTWGILAYLAATPRARRYLSAMSAIVSLGVGLTTVYLGTHWLSDVVLGWAAGLLILLGLPWVEPLITRAENWIFAARERLGARGGAPAPAPVAADTPRPVPAAVPAVGEAAAQSEAREPVGASGPPTAVVTAVTGRPRAHSTPPAHQGHPARSERTPVTPAGSRRPPHADRTPRGGTAPARPVAGG from the coding sequence GTGCGTACCGACATCTTTGCCCGTCTGGACCGGGAGCCGGAACCGCCGAAGATAGAGACACCGCGGATGAGCCGTCACCGCATCGCTCTCTTCGGCGGGACGTTGGCGTTCTATGTGGCCATCGTCGTTGCCGTGCTCATGTCGTCCTGGCTGGTGACCCTCGACTGGAAGGTCATGCTCTTCCGGCCGTACCAGCAGTGGCCGGGCATCCACGCCTTCCTCGACTACTACGTCGTCCTCGGCCAGCGCGGACCGACGGCGGTCATGGTCGCCTGCTGGCTGGGCTGGCGCTCCTGGCGGCAGCACACCCTGCGGCCCCTGCTCACGCTGGGCGCCTCACTGCTGCTGCTCAACGTGACGGTGGGCGCGGTCAAGATCGGCCTCGGCCGGCTCGGACCGCACTACGCCACCCAGATCGGCTCGGCGGAGCTCTTCGCCGGCGGCGATATATTTCCCTCCGGCCACACCGCCAACGCCGTCGTGACCTGGGGAATCCTCGCCTACCTGGCGGCCACCCCGAGGGCCAGGCGGTACCTGTCGGCCATGTCGGCGATCGTCTCGCTCGGCGTCGGTCTGACCACGGTCTACCTCGGCACGCACTGGCTCAGCGACGTGGTCCTCGGCTGGGCGGCGGGACTGCTGATCCTGCTGGGACTGCCCTGGGTGGAACCGCTGATCACCCGGGCCGAGAACTGGATCTTCGCCGCCCGCGAGCGCCTGGGCGCGCGTGGCGGGGCCCCGGCCCCGGCACCCGTCGCGGCGGACACCCCCCGGCCCGTGCCGGCCGCCGTGCCCGCCGTGGGCGAGGCGGCGGCGCAGAGCGAGGCCCGGGAGCCGGTCGGTGCGAGCGGACCCCCCACGGCCGTGGTCACGGCCGTCACCGGCCGCCCGCGCGCCCACAGCACGCCTCCGGCCCACCAGGGCCATCCGGCGCGCTCCGAGCGGACACCGGTCACCCCGGCCGGCAGCCGCCGCCCGCCGCACGCGGACCGCACACCGCGCGGTGGTACGGCTCCGGCCCGGCCGGTGGCCGGCGGCTGA
- a CDS encoding MFS transporter, giving the protein MSGTTTARIRLRAAADGANRWVVLVVLCLSLLLVALDATVLHVAVPAVTEDLRPSAVGLLWIVDAYPLVCASLLILFGTLGDRVGRRRILLLGYALFGVASAVAALADSAGVLIAARAMLGVGGAMIMPATLSILRQVFPDRRERAVAIGVWTAVAAVGAATGPVIGGFLVEHFWWGSVFLINIPLMALILPVARVLLPESRGSADGPWDVFGALMAAAGVLGVVLGVKRAGTGEGLLGPGTLVPLLAGAALLTAFVRRQRRRTHPLIDIGMFARPAFSTAVGCIVLAMLALVGLELIAVQYLQLVLDLSPLETGLRLLPLTFAAMAAGATGSYTLRRIGPRRMVGWGFVLTAVAVLMLTAMGQHDRPGLLTASFVILGFGLQSTLFGAYESMLSEAPADRAGGAAAIGETSYQLGAGMGIALLGSVMNAAYTPGLAGLPKEGVPASAGAAASHSLGEAYQVAAQLGGPLGTVLRSTARDAFIGGLHITLLVSAGLLLLGALAALKLPRVMECPPLICEPAESAAGQEVPGQRDAAGHHELPQPRELPDRERAEVLLRLPARRRPAEATGSGRAAH; this is encoded by the coding sequence ATGTCCGGGACGACCACAGCCCGAATCCGCCTGCGCGCAGCCGCCGACGGAGCCAATCGATGGGTCGTCCTGGTCGTTCTCTGCCTCAGTCTGCTGCTCGTGGCGCTCGACGCCACGGTGCTGCACGTCGCCGTCCCCGCCGTCACCGAGGACCTGCGGCCCAGTGCCGTCGGGCTGCTGTGGATCGTCGACGCCTACCCGCTGGTCTGTGCCTCCCTGCTGATCCTCTTCGGCACCCTCGGTGACCGCGTCGGGCGGCGGCGCATCCTGCTGCTCGGCTACGCGCTCTTCGGGGTCGCCTCCGCCGTCGCCGCCCTGGCCGACAGCGCGGGCGTGCTCATAGCGGCGCGGGCCATGCTCGGCGTCGGCGGCGCCATGATCATGCCGGCGACCCTGTCGATCCTGCGGCAGGTCTTCCCCGACCGCCGCGAGCGGGCCGTGGCGATCGGCGTGTGGACCGCCGTCGCCGCCGTCGGCGCCGCCACCGGGCCGGTCATCGGCGGCTTTCTCGTCGAACACTTCTGGTGGGGTTCGGTCTTCCTGATCAACATCCCGCTGATGGCCCTGATCCTGCCGGTCGCCCGGGTGCTGCTCCCCGAGTCCCGCGGCAGCGCCGACGGACCCTGGGACGTGTTCGGCGCGCTGATGGCCGCTGCCGGGGTGCTCGGCGTGGTCCTCGGCGTGAAGCGGGCGGGGACCGGCGAGGGGCTGCTCGGTCCCGGCACCCTGGTGCCGCTGCTGGCCGGGGCCGCGCTGCTGACCGCGTTCGTCCGCCGGCAGAGGCGGCGGACCCATCCGCTGATCGACATCGGGATGTTCGCCCGGCCCGCGTTCTCCACCGCGGTGGGCTGCATCGTCCTCGCCATGCTGGCCCTGGTCGGCCTGGAGCTGATCGCCGTCCAGTACCTCCAGCTCGTCCTGGACCTCAGCCCGCTGGAGACCGGTCTGCGGCTGCTGCCGCTCACCTTCGCAGCCATGGCCGCCGGCGCCACCGGCTCGTACACACTGCGCAGGATCGGGCCGCGCCGGATGGTCGGCTGGGGCTTCGTCCTGACGGCCGTCGCGGTGCTGATGCTGACCGCGATGGGCCAGCACGACCGGCCCGGCCTGCTGACCGCCTCCTTCGTCATCCTGGGCTTCGGCCTGCAGTCCACGCTCTTCGGGGCGTACGAGTCGATGCTCAGCGAGGCCCCCGCCGACCGGGCCGGAGGCGCGGCGGCGATAGGGGAGACCTCCTACCAGCTGGGCGCCGGCATGGGGATCGCTCTGCTCGGCAGCGTCATGAACGCCGCGTACACCCCCGGTCTGGCCGGGCTGCCCAAGGAGGGCGTCCCCGCGTCGGCGGGCGCCGCCGCCTCCCACTCGCTAGGCGAGGCCTACCAGGTCGCCGCCCAGCTCGGCGGTCCGCTGGGCACCGTGCTGCGCTCCACGGCCCGGGACGCCTTCATCGGCGGACTGCACATCACACTGCTGGTCAGCGCCGGGCTGCTGCTGCTGGGGGCGCTCGCCGCGCTCAAGCTGCCGCGGGTGATGGAGTGCCCGCCGCTGATCTGCGAGCCCGCGGAGTCCGCTGCCGGCCAGGAGGTGCCCGGGCAGCGCGACGCGGCCGGCCACCACGAGCTCCCGCAGCCGCGCGAGCTGCCGGACCGGGAGCGGGCCGAGGTGCTGCTGCGGCTGCCCGCGCGGCGCCGGCCGGCCGAGGCGACGGGCTCTGGACGCGCGGCACACTGA